From Daucus carota subsp. sativus chromosome 6, DH1 v3.0, whole genome shotgun sequence:
TTTGCAACTTGAAAAACATCCTGGTTTGAGCAAGATCAAATGCCCGGCATCCCGGTGGGCGCTCatgtattctataacataaTAAAATCCTGATTCGCCACTCTTCAAAATGTACCTGAGGTAGACTTGATTATGTCTGTATGAACTTAGTTGGTAACTTAATTCTATTGTTGATGAAGCATGTATAGCCCTTGGGTCGTACGTAGGGGGTAGTCTATTGCCTGAAGTTGAAGCGCCATAAGTGTTTTTCAATGAAGCCTCTACCTTATCGTTGCTTGAATGAATTGTCTTATGCAATGATCCCTTTAGCCTGTTTGATGCATTTCCTGTTGATCTTTTTTCATCTAATGTTGGTTTTTAATCTTCTATCAGTTGACTtcgcaaacaaaaaaaataatagaaggGTACTACTGGTGATATCTAGGCTGGCCTCCTGATAAGCTCCAGTGAATGTCCTATTGATTTCTAGGGAGAAGTTTCCTCTTCCTGTTTCAGCTGACTTAAGGCGAAgaaaaaatatgaatgttttGAGTTTATTGTCTCGCTGACTTATTTcttctctgaataaaatttgTCGTCAAAAGTTTGTTAGGCTACGCTGTGTAAAGATTAGGTATGCAGCTTAGAGCGCAAGATTTGATCATTCGGCTTATAAAGTTAATAAATCATAACACAGCTCTATTGTTTTAGgcttacaaaattatatgaacagCAATGGAtaaaacttttaatttattatgaaaGAAAAAACGCAAGTAAGCCAGTGAAGCTTGTATTAGTGATTTCCCAGCCAATAAAATGGTTTGATTTGCCATTGGCTCACAAATCATTGACAATGAGTGAGCAGAACTGAGAACACATTCTAAGTCTGAGGTATCTATTGCCTACGGTTTTTAAAAGATTCTGGCATTTATATGCAGGGTGAGCAACCAGGACATCTCAGGCTGCAATTCCTCAAGGTAAAAATTTCTTAGTTTGTGGCTTATTATATTGCTGAGTAAAGTTTTCATCAGTAACAAAGCTTTGGTTCCTTGATgtatttgaaaactcattatGACTCTGACTTGCTCTCCTTAAGTCCAACCACCAATTGAGTTAACCGAATTATTTTGGGGCACTTGGATgtcatttttaattaatcaagtcatttatattttctatcagAAATTTGACTTTATATGATTTGATCTTTACTTCATTTTTACTTGCTTTCCTCCCTAATTATAACTCGGGAGCAGGGCATTCATGTaactaattatttattcataCCATGAGATTTTCAATAACAGCTTTACCAATTATAAAGTTAATAATTCATAACACAGCTCTATTGTTTTAGgcttacaaaattatatgttcAGCAATGGAtaaaacttttaatttattatgaaataaaaaacGCAAGTAAGCCAGTGAAGCTTGTATTAGTGATTTCCCAGCCAATAAAATGGTTTGATTTGCCATTGGCTCACAAATCATTGACAATGAGTGAGCAGAACTGAGAACACATTCTAAGTCTGAGATATCTATTGCCTACGGTTTTTAAAAGATTCTGGCATTTATATGCAGGGTGAGCAACCAGGACATCTCAGGCTGCAATTCCTCAAGGTAAAAATTTCTTAGTTTGTGGCTTATTATATTGCTGAGTAAAGTTTTCATCAGTAACAAAGCTTTGGTTCCTTGATgtatttgaaaactcattatGACTCTGACTTGCTCTCCTTAAGTCCAACCACCAATTGAGTTAACCGAATTATTTTGGGGCACTTGGATgtcatttttaattaatcaagtcatttatattttctatcagAAATTTGACTTTATATGATTTGATCTTTACTTCATTTTTACTTGCTTTCCTCCCTAATTATAACTCGGGAGCAGGGCATTCATGTaactaattatttattcataCCATGAGATTTTCAATAACAGCTTTACCAATTATAAAGTTAATAATTCATAACACAGCTCTATTGTTTTAGgcttacaaaattatatgttcAGCAATGGAtaaaacttttaatttattatgaaataaaaaacGCAAGTAAGCCAGTGAAGCTTGTATTAGTGATTTCCCAGCCAATAAAATGGTTTGATTTGCCATTGGCTCACAAATCATTGACAATGAGTGAGCAGAACTGAGAACACATTCTAAGTCTGAGATATCTATTGCCTACGGTTTTTAAAAGATTCTGGCATTTATATGCAGGGTGAGCAACCAGGACATCTCAGGCTGCAATTCCTCAAGGTAAAAATTTCTTAGTTTGTGGCTTATTATATTGCTGAGTAAAGTTTTCATCAGTAACAAAGCTTTGGTTCCTTGATgtatttgaaaactcattatGACTCTGACTTGCTCTCCTTAAGTCCAACCACCAATTGAGTTAACCGAATTATTTTGGGGCACTTGGATgtcatttttaattaatcaagtcatttatattttctatcagAAATTTGACTTTATATGATTTGATCTTTACTTCATTTTTACTTGCTTTCCTCCCTAATTATAACTCGGGAGCAGGGCATTCATGTaactaattatttattcataCCATGAGATTTTCAATAACAGCTTTACCAATTATAAAGTTAATAATTCATAACACAGCTCTATTGTTTTAGgcttacaaaattatatgttcAGCAATGGAtaaaacttttaatttattatgaaataaaaaacGCAAGTAAGCCAGTGAAGCTTGTATTAGTGATTTCCCAGCCAATAAAATGGTTTGATTTGCCATTGGCTCACAAATCATTGACAATGAGTGAGCAGAACTGAGAACACATTCTAAGTCTGAGGTATCTATTGCCTACGGTTTTTAAAAGATTCTGGCATTTATATGCAGGGTCAGCAACCAGGACATCTCAGGCTGCAATTCCTCAAGGTAAAAATTTCTTAGTTTGTGGCTTATTATATTGCTGAGTAAAGTTTTCATCAGTAACAAAGCTTTGGTTCCTTGATgtatttgaaaactcattatGACTCTGATTTGCTCTCTTTAAGTCCAACCACCAATTGAGTTAACCGAACTATTTTGGGGCACTTGGATgtcatttttatttaatcaagtcatttatattttctatcagAAATTTGACTTTATATGATTTGATCTTTACTTCATTTTTGCTTGCTTTCCTCCCTAATTATAACTCGGGAGCAGGGCGTTCATGTaactaattatttattcataCCATGAGATTTTCAATAAAAGCTTTACCAATTCTAGCTGGAGAACAGAACATAGAGAACTATCAAACCAgggaaaaaggaaacaagagcCAATCAGTAGATGAACTAAATTAAgagaaaaaatatgaatattttcaatttattgtCTCCCTGGCTTATTTCTTCCATGAATAAAATTTGTAGTCAAAAGTTAGCTAGGTTACGTTGTGTAAAGATTTAGTGTGCGCCTTAGAGCGCAAGGTTTGAAGTTCATTTTGTGTACTACTACTTTGTTGATGCTCTGCTATTTGGAGTAGTGattgatatttaatgttagGTTCCTAAACTCAACGGCTAATCTATTAGATTTCTTACCCTATACAGGCATTTAAATCTTGAAAAGAAGAATTAAAATCTACTAATCATTTTTTGATTTCTGAGCACTGTTACTACCAATAAAATGCATCATATTTCTCTACATTCTTTCTTAAGATTGTTAGTTTGCTTTTATATATTAGAGCTGGACACAATGCATTTAAGTTGAAGGACTTATGATCCTCAGTGCAGTGTTATGAAGTACTTGTTTTGTATCATACACTGATCATTATAGCATGAGATTGTGTGTCATTCAGGCTCCAGCAGATTTATATGACTACTTGCTTAGAAATTTAGTTTTGTAGATGCTACGGACATTAGAATTCCTGAGGACTCACTTCAGTTAACATAATGAATGCGTGTTTGTGCTGATGTATCTATTGCCTACGGTTTTTAAATGATTCTGGCATTTATATGCAGGGTCAGCAACCATGACATCTCAGGCTGCAATTCCTCAAGGTAAAAATTTCTTAGTTTGTGGCTTATTATATTGCTGAGTAAAGTTTTCATCAGTAACAAAGCTTTGGTTCCTTGATgtatttgaaaactcattatGACTCTGACTTGCTCTCTTTAAGTCCAACCACCAATTGAGTTAACCGAATTATTTTGGGGCACTTGGATgtcatttttaattaatcaagtcatttatattttctatcagAAATTTGACTTTATATGATTTGATCTTTACTTCATTTTTACTTGCTTTCCTCCCGAATTATAATTCGGGAGCAGGGCGTTCATGTaactaattatttattcataCCATGAGATTTTCAATAAAAGCTTTACCAATTCTAGCTGGAGAACAGAACATAGAGAACTATCAAACCAgggaaaaaggaaacaagagcCAATCAGTAGATGAACTAAATTAAgagaaaaaatatgaatattttcaatttattgtCTCCCTGGCTTATTTCTTCCCTGAATAAAATTTGTAGTCAAAAGTTAGCTAGGTTACGCTGTGTAAAGATTTAGTGTGCACCTTAGAGCGGAAGTTTTGAAGTTCATTTTGTGTACTACTACTTTGTTGATGCTCTGCTATTTGGAGtattgattgatatttaatgttagGTTCCTAAGCTCAACGGCTAATCTATTAGATTTCTTACCCTATACAGGCATTTAAATCTTGAAAAGAAGAATTAAAATCTACTAATCATTTTTTGATTTCTGAGCACTGTTACTACCAATAAAATGCATCATATTTCTCTGCATTTTTTCTTAAGATTGTTAGTTTGCTTTTATATATTAGAGCTGGACACAATGCATTTAAGTTGAAGGACTTATGATCCTCAGTGCAGTGTTATGAGGTACTTGTTTTGTATCATACACTGATCATTATAGCATGAGATTGTGTGTCATTCAGGCTCCAGCAGATTTATATGACTACTTGCTTAGAAATTTAGTTTTGTAGATGCTACGGACATTAGAATTCCTGAGGACTCACTTCAGTTAACATAATGAATGCGTGTTTGTGCTAAATTTTCTTTGTTGTGCAACTACAAATAAGGAACGATACAAGAAATTGGCTACCTGGTAAGCATGAGGTCCTAATGTGCATATTCTTAGGACTGACAAACTCACTGTTAACCCCTAGCAACTGCtataaaaaaatacttaaaTTGTAGGTTCTACGACGGACATGCGAGGCGACAATAGTGGCGGTGATGGAAGGCGAGGGATGGTACTACAATTGTTGCCCACGATGCGCCCGCAAAGTACAGACTACTGAGGGGAAGTATTACTGCACATTCTGCTCTAAGGAGGCCGGAGACTTCAAGCCACGGTAATTTAACTGCAATCATCCTTTAGCATGAATGCCAACCACATTTGCAttctattaaaaaaactaaGGATACTCATCAATTGAATACAGGTTCAGACTTACCGTCCGAGTGGAAGTTTCAACAGCCCAAACAACTTTCACCCTCTTCAATAAGGAGGCGGAACAGATCGTCGGCATACCAGTGGACAAAATTATCGACGAGCTTCCAGAGGTGACACAAAATTTAGCAAGAGGCCAATTCATATATAACTTCGACGCCATTAACTCTTGTACTGTTTGCAGGGCACTAACATTGCAGAAATACCCCTGGTCATTGGAAACATAATTGGAAAGCGTTGCGTGTTCGATGTCAAGATTAATGAATATAACACTGTCCGCGGTTACGAAGATTACACGGTGTTTCGCCTTAAACTAAGCCACCAGACGGAACAGGCCTCCACCAGCAACAAAGACAACACAGACAGCTCAAAGAAACAGAGGGTCAACTGAGGAGGTCCAGGAACAGGCAAAATCAAACACTACAAACCACGATAGCATCGTCAGCTTAGTTATATTGCACATTCCTTAGCAGCATTACACTATGCACTAGATCATCTACTACACATGCATCAGAACTTTAAACACATGCACATATTTCTCTTGCTTCAGCATTTTAAGCCTTCACCAATAGCATTACTTAAGGATATGTCCTTTTACTGTTTATAATATATGGCAGCAATACTTCATGTCATTATTATCGATGATTCCGCTAAATTAGATTCTCCCAAGTCATTTATTATAATAGAAGACAAGCATTTTGAGGAGCTTAGTTTACTAAACCAATACTATGGGGTCCGTCTAttcgaatatttaaaaatactgTGGAAAGGTTAAAGCATAAACAAATTTAAGACGCATCACCATATTAATTAacatatatgaaatattatcaTAGCACATAATTACGATTgcgtaaaatataatttcttgtGGGTAGGAATATGTTTTACAACTATTTTCAAACACTGtcaacaattttttaaaatcattataATGGATAAATCTGCTAAATTAATTAATCCCAAGCTTGAAAAAAGAGGTAATTTACTATTATATATTGCCATAACTATTTAAacgaaaatattttttcatatcatgttacttacaactaatttaatataataaaagacaTTCACTTAAAATAACTGATTTCACTGAATTACAGCACAGAAAATTATAACAAAGCATCGTATTAATTtcatacataaaatattatcatgaaCAGTATCTGATCTATGTGAACTAAAATTTTTGGTGTCCGCTagaatatatttgtatataaccGATTTTGTTCcctaaataatttataagatgTTCATCTCTTCCAAAAATTAATCActgaaattaaataaatgagtAATGAGACAATATCCAAATAAGATgcaaacattttaaaaaaatgagataaattttttttatacgcttttcttttttaaatagctatataatatgaaatacatGAAATGCAGTTtatgaaaattatgaaaatagcgaacgttacaaaataaataacatatagCAGGCTCCGGAGTTTGTTTCACAGCAAATTACACGTATTGCACCAGCGAATGAGTTGACTCAAACACAATCTTCGACCTGCACTGCTATACACGCATCGGGACGTTTGAACAAATACAAAACTTCATATAACTTTCGCTCCTAATCTCAactaggggtgtgcattcggttaaccgaaaccgaaaccgaattttttttcagttaaccgaaaccgaaattcatcaaaatttcctaccgaaaaccgaaccgaattaatttcggttaataaccgaaccgaactttaaatttcggttattaccgaaaaccgaatttaTTAACcgaaattctaaaaaaaaatctgaaaataggAAACCGTGAAAATAGTTTGAACCAAATGCATTGTGTAATTGTAATGAGATCAAAGCTACAATAAAACAGGGACTAGTTATTGTATTAGAGTGTGAATGAAAGATTGTTTTGTTCATTAACTGAACCAAGGATGAGagaaatcttaaaaaattaaatagaaaacCAAACAGTTACCAGAGGCCACAAGATCAGTACAAAGAGAACAAGAAAGATATGAACTTGAGATTAAAATTGTACTTACTACTACATAATACAATGACTGATAGAGGTGATGAACCGGAAATCAGAATCCTTGAGATTAGCATTCTTCATTCTTATAATCCTTAGTTGGATCTTCCTGGGATACTTAACAAGCATTACAAATCGGTTATAGCCTCAGTTGCTTGTAAagttcaaatatttatattattaattaaaatactaattttttggtaaagtatataaaaattcggttaaccattcggttttcggttaaccgcggttaaaaaaccgaaaaaccgaaaaaccgaaaaatcaaaatttggttaccgaaaaccgaaccgaaatttaaatttcggttaaccgaaccggaattatttcggtttttcggtacggttttcggttaaccgaaccgaatgcacacccctaatcTCAACTACTTGGATCGTTTCAACCCAGCAAACGACGATTTGCACCCGGAGTTTGTTTGACAGCTATATCAGCATATTGCACCAACGAATGAGTTGACTCAAACACAATCTTCGACTTGCACTGGTATGCAGGCATCGGGACGTTTGAACACCCACAAAAAATCATATAACTTCCATTCCACATCTCCTTTACTTGGAGCCTCTCAACCCCAACAAACAACGATTTGAACAACAgcgcccgtgccttgcacgggcttccACGCtagttatttattattatgcACATTTTAAAGAGCAGAGAACATTTTAAGATTGATTTTTCTGGTGAAAGGGgcattaatataaaagaaataaagccaagcgagaaaaaataaaaaacagagaaTCAGAGGCATTGCTTAACACACAGAGCATAGTTTAAATAATGAGTGAATGACATTATCATGAGTGTGTGCTAAACTACAAAACAAATAAGCTTTCAATAAGCACATGCAAGAAGTATAGTATAGGCTGCGGCTGAAGGAACGCACATACCTGTGGCTTATTTTTCCTCGCATAAGCAGATTCAAGATCTTGCACGGGGTACATATACCACAAAAACTCCATAGTCCTGGCCGCCATCAACCCAATTGTACTTATTAAGTATCAGCTTGAAGACAAATTCCTTCCCTGCGAGGGTGTGCAGTTCTGCAGGAGGAGAGTTGTATCTGATAAGTTTGCATATCTCAAAAAAAATCTGTACTTCTATGATTGCAAATTTAAGTTCCTATACTTGTTTATTTGAAATAATGTTGCTTCCTTACCTCTATTGTCATGGAGGATTCCTCTTTAATTTGTAAGCAAATGCCATTCTCCGAAGCAAGCAATTACTTTGAGGACCTTCATCCTACTCTAGTTGACAGCTTTATGACCATCAACATATAGATCACAAAAAAAGTACAATCATATTTTTCGCTTGAGTCTGGAacgaattattttaaatttcaaatctacCTTAGTATTGGTTTTACAATTGTTGCGTAATTCAGCACCACGAGCCACAAATTCCTTCCAAGAACATGATGTGAACATTGTACGCATCTGTTGAAGTCCTGGAAACTCTCCGCGTCTTGTAGAAGCATAAATCAAGCTTGATACCGCCTCCTTCAACTATTCTGAACATCCTGTGTAAAGAAATTAAATCATCTTCGGAATCAAATGCATCAGATAACACACATGAATAAGTGTAAGAAAAACTAACTTTTCTTTGTCTACAAGATCAGCCTCTCCACAAATAAATGGAAGTAACCTTCTACTCTAACAAACACATCCACCATATTCTTCTCCTTGATCACCTGCTCAACCTGTCAAATCCGATATCGATTTAAAAATCGGTACAAGGCACAACATGCATTATAGCAGGGGACAAAAATTGTGTTTTTCAAGATCGATCAAGAAGTACTCGATTGATAGCGTATCCGAGATCGAGTAGCTCAACAACATTAGATCGAGCCACAAACGTCCGAGCATATCGCTGATTCTTCAGCACAAAGAGTCTAGATATGGCCAGGGTGACGATAGGTTTGAACTTGTAATTCTTTAACACGCGAGCACCTAACAATCAAGTCAATTCTCAAAAGTTAACAAAAACTAAATCAAATCCCTAATCGCCCATCAGCTAAAAATTCAACCAATCACAGAGCAAATCAATCAGTTTGATCAATTTAAACAAAGCCTCTAACATCAAGATAAAAAAAGCTAAGTTTCACACACCGCcaaatcaaattataaagcaaacacaaaaaataatcaaacccctaacaataataaacaaaattgacCAGAACAATGAGGGAaaaagaattagggtttgaaTACCCAACTGAAAGTAATAAACTTCAATAATTAATACTGAGGCTTTCAATTTCTCTCCAGAAGTTCAAGATTTCAAAACACTTATCAACAAATAGTGAAATCTAGGAACCAAGGAAAAATAGAATGGGAGTCTTGGAAGCCGCCACGTCAGCATCCTGAGATTTTACTTTATATAGGTATATAGATGTGAACCAAATTGAGCCTAAAAGTTGTATATTTCTGAGGAAAATGTCACAGACTTTTTTTATTTGCACAGTATCACTTCATCGTATCAGGAAGTAATTACAAGTCTCGGTTAATAACCAAAATCACCACTCTCATGATCCCATTAGCATAAGTAGTACACGTTCATCCTGTCCTCGGGCTGTCTTCATGATCCAAACAACATGGATGTTCTGCAGATAAGCTTAGAAATGTAGAATCTGTGATTCCACACAGTCGAtactaggattttttttttttttttgacagacaGTCGATACTAGGATTGATAGTGTGCTGAATTTATTTTTCCAGGAAGGTTTCGAAACAGAACAAAGCTATACAATGACTAAGAAGGCCAGCCAAACCACAATATTAAACTAGTCTAGAGTGTGAGATCTTATTTTGATCTGTCTAGTGCACCAAATCTTGTAATTAGCTGCACACCAGAATAcctgaagaaaaaaaagagaggatAAAGCTACAGAAAAACTCCAACTTTAAAAGAAACAAGCAGTATCAT
This genomic window contains:
- the LOC108227531 gene encoding uncharacterized protein LOC108227531 isoform X2; its protein translation is MPRVVARVSNQDISGCNSSRVSNQDISGCNSSRVSNQDISGCNSSRVSNHDISGCNSSRNDTRNWLPGSTTDMRGDNSGGDGRRGMVLQLLPTMRPQSTDY
- the LOC108227531 gene encoding uncharacterized protein LOC108227531 isoform X3 — encoded protein: MDSSSRKRGRPKLCVTKEVLEERRAQKRLQNAARRGQGEQPGHLRLQFLKGEQPGHLRLQFLKGEQPGHLRLQFLKGQQPGHLRLQFLKGQQP
- the LOC108227531 gene encoding uncharacterized protein LOC108227531 isoform X4 yields the protein MPRVVARVSNQDISGCNSSRVSNQDISGCNSSRVSNQDISGCNSSRVSNQDISGCNSSRVSNHDISGCNSSRFYDGHARRQ
- the LOC108227531 gene encoding uncharacterized protein LOC108227531 isoform X1, producing MPRVVARVSNQDISGCNSSRVSNQDISGCNSSRVSNQDISGCNSSRVSNQDISGCNSSRVSNHDISGCNSSRNDTRNWLPGSTTDMRGDNSGGDGRRGMVLQLLPTMRPQSTDY